The stretch of DNA GCTGGCGGTCGGTGGGGAAACGCCCAGATGCTGCGCAATCTCGCCCAGTGAGAGGCCATCGGGTGCCTCTCGCAGCAGGTCCAGCGCATGGCCCTGCGTCGGGGTGACACCCTGCGCAGCCGCGCCTTTCCATGCGCGGCTGCGCAGAACTTGCCCGATCCTGACCAGACCCGATGTCACCCTGCGGGCAACCGGTTCACTGATGGCGTCGAAGACCGAGGTCATCGGGACGTTGTTTCGCCGGGCCAGTAATGGGCGTCGGGCACGGCGCGCGGGCCGAACACGGCCTGCCCGACACGAACGATGGTCGCGCCTTCCTCAATCGCCCATTCGTAATCGCCTGACATGCCCATCGACAGATCGGCAAGAGCCTCGCCTTGCGGCGCTTCCTGACAGGCCTTTTCGCGGACATCGCGCATCAGGCGGAAACAGCGGCGCACCTCGGCCTCATCGGCGGTGAAGGTGGCCAGCGTCATGAAACCTCTGGGGCGCAGCGCGGAAAAAGCCGTCAACTCCTTGAGGAAAGCGGGCACCTCCTGAGCGGTCAGGCCATATTTGCTGGCCTCGCCCGAGCTGTTGACCTGCACCAGCACGTCCAGAGAGCGGCCTAGTTGCTGCAGCCGCCGATCCAGCGCAGTGGCCAGCGAAAGGCGATCGAGCGACTGGACCTCATCGGCGAAACCCAACACATCCTTGACCTTGTTGGTCTGGAGGTGACCGATCATGCTCCAGCGCGGGGGCGGATCGAGGTTCGCCAGCGCCTGGGCTTTGCCCTGCCCTTCCTGCACCTTGTTCTCGCCAAGATCGCGTTGCCCGGCGGCGATGGCTTCGCGCACACGCTCGGGCGCGACGGTCTTGGTGACCAGAACAAGGCGCACGGCATCCTGAGAACGCCCGGAGCGTTGCGCAGCATCCCTGACCTTCCCCCGGACGGTGTTCAGGGCGGTGGCCACATCGCTCATGCCTGCAAGCCTTCCAGCCATTGGGTCAGCATCGCCTGCCCTGCGGCACGTGTCGTGCTGCCAATCTTTTGAGCCTCGGCACGCAGGGCGCGCGGATCGATCTTTGCGCCAGCCAGTTCGGAAGCATGACCGATCAGCCAGCGCTCGATCCCGGCGGCGATATCGACTTCGGGGTGGAACTGGAGGGCCAGAAGATTGTGCCCGCGCGAGAATGCCTGCGTGCCGCACAAGGCTGTCGTGGCCAGATTGGCAGCGCCCTCGGGAATCTGGAAAGCATCGCCATGCCAGTGGAGCACCGGCTGACCAACGATATGCCGCAGCGGACCTTTGGCGCCATCCTCGGTCAGGGTCAGTTCGCCAAAGCCGATTTCCTTATGGCCCATCGGTCCCACTTCGGCATCCAGCGCGGCGGCCATCAGTTGCGCACCGAGGCAAATACCCAGCGTCGGGCGGTTCTCGGCCAGGCGCTGACGCAATTGCGCGATGGTTCCGCTCATGAAAGGATAGGCCTCAACCTCATAGACGCCGATCGGGCCACCCAGCACCACCAGCAGGTCAGGCGACAGCAGATCGAGCCTATCATCATCGGAAAGGCCGACATCGTGATAGGCCACGGCATAGCCCTGATCGATCAAGGGCTGCGCGAAGATGCCGAGATCCTCGAAATGGATGTGGCGGATCACGGTGGCGGTCTTGGACGTCGTGGACATGGGGGCGGCTCCAATCGCTGTTGCCGCCTCCCTTTATATTAGGAGTCCTAATTTAAAAAGCGATTTTGCCTGGGACCTTGCCACGCGCGCTCAATCCACCGGCTCAGCCGGCCGGAAACGCGCCTGAGCCGCCAGCCTGACCCCGGCATTGGGCGCACCATAACCGGTATAGCCCGCATCACGCTGTACAAATTCGAAGAAGAACCGCCGGTCGACCGCCCGGCTGTAAAGCTGATGGAAGCGGTTGCCGGACGCATCCTCATCATAGAGCAGATGGCTCTGCTCCAGCCCGGCCAGCGCCTCGTCATCGAAGCCGAAGCGGGCGCCCAGATCCTCATAGTAATTGGCCGGGATATCGAGCAGCTTGGCCCCTCGCTCGCGCAGCGCCGCGCTGCTGGCAGCCAGATCGTCGCAGGCCATGGCGACATGCTGATAGCCGCCCGCCATCCCCCGCGCCAGAAAACGCGAAGACAGGGTTTCGCGTGCATCCGAAGCATTGATCGTCACCCGGAACGCGCCATCCGCAGATTGCAGCGCCTGACTGTGCACCAGCCCGGAAGGATCGATGACATCCTGCTCGGTCAGGGCTTCCAACCCGAAGAGCGCGCGCCAGTAAAGCTGCCACGACAGGAATTCGTCATGATGGACCACGCTCGCCAGATGGTCGAAGCGCCGCACGGCAGGGCTGTCGGGCAGATCGCCCTCAGAGGCGACAGGCGCGAATTCGCGGGCCCATAGGCTTTCCGTGGCATCGTCGGCGATCAGATAGACCAGACTGCCGCCCACCCCGCGCAACGCGGGCATGGCAAGACGTCCGGGGCGTCCCTCCGGCGTGTAATGGCGGATGCCCAGCGCCGTGGCACGCTCCAGCACGGCATCGACATCGGCCACGCGCAGACCCACCGCGCAGATCGAGGTGCCGAAGACGGTGCGATAGGTCTTGGCAAAGCCCTTGGGCTCGGCGTTGATGACCAGATTGACGGCCCCCTGCGTCCAGCGCGTGACTTTCTTGGTGCGATGCGTGCCCGCGCAATCGAAGCCGAGGCTGGAGAAGGTGGTTTTCAGACTTTCGGCCTCATCGCCCGTGGCGGTAAACTCGACAAATTCGGTGCCCAGCACGGCCTGGGGGGCGGGCATGGTGGTGGGGCGGCCCAGACGGGTGAGCGCGGCATCGCGCACATAATCGAGCGAGCGATAACCGTCAGCCGCCACCAGCGCAGGCGAGCTGGAGCGGAAACGGTCGTTGAAGATCTCCAGCGAGAGCGGCCCCGTGTAACCACTGCGCAGAATCTCCGCGACGAAGCCCGCCACATCCAGCCCGCCCTGCCCCGGCAGATTGCGGAAATGGCGGCTCCAGTAAAGCAGGTCCATGTCGAGCAGCGGCGCGTCGGCAAGCTGGACATAGGTGATCTTGTCGCCGGGAATGTCGGCGATGCTGGCGCTGGGAATGCGGCGCGAGAGCGAATGGAAACTGTCGAGAATGATGCCGATGTTCGGGTGATCGACCGCCTTCACGATCTCCCACACATCGCGATGGTCATAGACATGGCGGCCCCAGGCCAGCGCCTCATAGCCGACGAGGATGCCGTGTTTGGCGGCCCTTTCGCCCAGTTCCGCAAAATCGTCGATGATGCGCTGGCGCTCGCCCAGCGAATGGGGCTGGCAGTTCGAGCAGACCAGAATACGGTTGGTGCCCAGCTCTCCCATCAGCTCGAATTTGCGTTCGGCGCGGTCGAAGGCGCGGGCGCGCAGCGCGCCGGGCATGCCCTCGAAATCGCGGAAGGGCTGATAGAGATCGCAGCTCATGCCCAGATCGGCCAGCATATGGCGCACCTGCGTGGGCGACAGATCCGAACCGATCAGATCGGCCTCGAAGATTTCCACCCCGGCAAAGCCCGCGCCCGCCGCCGCGATCAGCTTTTCCTGCAAGGTGCCCTTGAGCGAAACCGTGGCGATGGCATTGGACGACATGAAACTGGCCCCCATGTAAAAGGAGCCCCGATTATGCGCCTGGTCAGCGGGCGGCGTAAGCCATGCTGAATCGCTTACCCATACCATCGTGTTATGGAGACGCCGCCAGC from Novosphingobium sp. encodes:
- a CDS encoding YggS family pyridoxal phosphate-dependent enzyme is translated as MSDVATALNTVRGKVRDAAQRSGRSQDAVRLVLVTKTVAPERVREAIAAGQRDLGENKVQEGQGKAQALANLDPPPRWSMIGHLQTNKVKDVLGFADEVQSLDRLSLATALDRRLQQLGRSLDVLVQVNSSGEASKYGLTAQEVPAFLKELTAFSALRPRGFMTLATFTADEAEVRRCFRLMRDVREKACQEAPQGEALADLSMGMSGDYEWAIEEGATIVRVGQAVFGPRAVPDAHYWPGETTSR
- a CDS encoding glutamine amidotransferase — translated: MSTTSKTATVIRHIHFEDLGIFAQPLIDQGYAVAYHDVGLSDDDRLDLLSPDLLVVLGGPIGVYEVEAYPFMSGTIAQLRQRLAENRPTLGICLGAQLMAAALDAEVGPMGHKEIGFGELTLTEDGAKGPLRHIVGQPVLHWHGDAFQIPEGAANLATTALCGTQAFSRGHNLLALQFHPEVDIAAGIERWLIGHASELAGAKIDPRALRAEAQKIGSTTRAAGQAMLTQWLEGLQA
- a CDS encoding TIM barrel protein gives rise to the protein MSSNAIATVSLKGTLQEKLIAAAGAGFAGVEIFEADLIGSDLSPTQVRHMLADLGMSCDLYQPFRDFEGMPGALRARAFDRAERKFELMGELGTNRILVCSNCQPHSLGERQRIIDDFAELGERAAKHGILVGYEALAWGRHVYDHRDVWEIVKAVDHPNIGIILDSFHSLSRRIPSASIADIPGDKITYVQLADAPLLDMDLLYWSRHFRNLPGQGGLDVAGFVAEILRSGYTGPLSLEIFNDRFRSSSPALVAADGYRSLDYVRDAALTRLGRPTTMPAPQAVLGTEFVEFTATGDEAESLKTTFSSLGFDCAGTHRTKKVTRWTQGAVNLVINAEPKGFAKTYRTVFGTSICAVGLRVADVDAVLERATALGIRHYTPEGRPGRLAMPALRGVGGSLVYLIADDATESLWAREFAPVASEGDLPDSPAVRRFDHLASVVHHDEFLSWQLYWRALFGLEALTEQDVIDPSGLVHSQALQSADGAFRVTINASDARETLSSRFLARGMAGGYQHVAMACDDLAASSAALRERGAKLLDIPANYYEDLGARFGFDDEALAGLEQSHLLYDEDASGNRFHQLYSRAVDRRFFFEFVQRDAGYTGYGAPNAGVRLAAQARFRPAEPVD